In the Aquimarina spinulae genome, CCTCTTTTACTTCGATATTGTTTCCCTCTAAAAACGAAATGTATAATGGCTCTATCATAATTGGCCCCTCCTGCCTTCTCTATTGTTTTATCTACTATTTCCTGAGCAGAAAACTGAGCAAAAGCAGTAGTAACAGAAGAAAAAACAAATACTAATACTATAAAATAACGTTGCATAAAAATCGCTTTAAAAAACTAAATTAATCTTTCTCTTTTCATTAATTGTAACAATTTTGTTAAACTAAATAACAGATACAACTAATTATTTTTTTAGACGAAAACCCAGTTTTATACTTACTCTATAAATGTGAATTGAAGATTGTTTTTTTTTAATTTTAACGAAAAGATAATTATTTTGCAATACCTAACCTCAAAATGAGAATGCTATGAAATATATAATCTTACTGTTAACTTGTTTTACCATTCAATATGGTTTCGCTCAGGATGCGAGTACTTATGAAAGTACCACAAAGACTTTTCTAGAAAATTATAATGCACAAGATGTAAATGCAATTTTTGAGATGTATACCTCAGAAATGCAAGAAAGTATGACAAAAGAGGGAGTGTCTAATTTTATAAATGGTTGTTATGGGCAATTTGGCAATATGAAAAATATAGCTTTTGTTGAGACCGCCGAAGGGGTTTATAGTTATAAAGTAGCATTTGACAAAGCAATTTTAGGGATGGACCTTCAACTTAATGCTGATGGTAAGATTTCAACAATACAATTTCAAGAGCTATAAAAAGTATTTAGAATATTCGTTTTTTGTTTAAAGCTTTCTTTCAAGAAAGCTTTGTACTTTTGTAAGCGTTTACAAAAGTATTTCGGAATACCCATATGAATCCAAATAAAATCAACATATTAAACCGTAAGGCCAAATTTGAATATGAATTCCTGGACAAATATACCGCGGGAATCAAACTCGTTGGCACAGAAATAAAGGCTATAAGAGAAGGAAAAGCAAATATTGCGGAGAGTTTCTGTGAGTTTAATAACAATGAATTATTTGTTATTAATATGCACATAGAAGAGTATTCTCATGCCACCTATTTTAATCATAATCCCAAAAGTGAACGAAAACTATTACTCAACAAAAAGGAGTTAAAAAAACTTGAAAAAGAAGTAAAAAACTCTGGATTAACCATTATACCCACCCGATTATTCATAAATGATCGTGGATTGGCAAAGCTTAATATTGTCCTTGCACGTGGTAAAAAGATGTATGATAAACGAGAAACAATTAAAGACAGGGATAATAAAAGAAATCTTGATCGTATCAAAAAAGAATATAAGTAATTATACATTTTCGAAAATAATAAACAATCCATGAATCAACCCGATATAATATACCACAAAAAAATTATTTTCGATTCTTCCTATAGTATTTATCAAAATAGAATGACTAAGTAATTAACCCTATATTCATCGCTTTCGCAGATTACACATGGTATTTAGTAGCGCTTATTTTTTACTTCTTTTCTTCCCTTTAACATTACTATTATATTTTATTGTTCCTAAAAAGTATAGAAACCTGGTATTACTTATAGCCAGTATCTATTTTTATACCTACGGCGAGAAACTCTTGGTACTTGTAATGTTGTTTTCTACTTTGGTTGATTACAAGTGCGGCATCCTAATTGAAGAAGGGAAGCGAAAACTTGGTTTAAGAATCTCTATTCTCACAAATTTAGTAACACTTGGGATTTTCAAATATTTCAATTTTGCTATCGATAATTTATACGCTGTATTAGACTTACTTCAAATAGACTCTAGCAGTTTACATAACATTCCAGAAGTTGTGTTACCATTAGGGATTAGTTTTTATGTTTTTCAAACCATGTCATACACTATAGACGTTTATAGAGGAAATATAAAGGCTAATAGAAGTTTACTAGAATTTGCCACTTATGTAACCATGTTCCCCCAATTAGTTGCAGGACCTATTGTTCGGTATATCGATATTCAGCGAGAAATAGCCAACAGAGAAGTCAGCATTTTTAGTTTTGCCAAAGGTTTAGAACGTTTTATAATAGGGTTATTCAAAAAAATGATTATTGCCAATACTTTTGCTCGAATAGCAGATAGTATTTTTACAGAAAGCGGAGGTGATGTTTCAACATATTATGCCTGGTTAGGTGTTATTTCCTATGCTTTTCAGATTTATTATGATTTTTCTGGCTACTCAGATATGGCGATTGGATTAGGCAAAATGTTTGGTTTTAATTTTTTAGAAAACTTTAATTATCCGTATATATCAAAAAGCATTCAAGAATTTTGGAGACGATGGCATATATCGCTTTCTACCTGGTTCAAAGATTATCTATACATTCCTCTGGGAGGTAACAGAAAAGGTAAATATCGAACTTATGTAAACTTATTTATCGTATTCTTTATTACCGGTTTATGGCATGGTTCTGAATGGAATTTTGTAATCTGGGGGCTATTTCATGGTGTATTTATAGTAATAGAAAGAATTGGTTTTAATAAAATTTTAGAAAAAGCCTGGAAACCTTTACGACATCTCTACACATTGCTAATCATACTTGTTGGTTGGGTTTTATTTAGAGCTGATACTCTTGAGCAGGCTATTAAATACCTAAAGACAATGTTTATTTATAACAAAGGGAATGCTTCTGTAAATGATTTTATAACATATTTTAATTATAACACCGAACTCCTATTTACCTGTATATTAGCACTTATCTTTGCAATACCTACATATCCTTATTTTGAAAAAAAACTAAAAAACCCAAAGCTTCTACCTTTTAGATATATTAATATTTTAATACTTCTTATATTATCTATTATATATATAGCTGCTGATTCTTATAATCCTTTTATCTATTTTAGATTTTAAAAAATGAAAAGAAAAATTACGATTTCCTTTATAATTATTTGTGTCGCTATTATTTCGACACCTTTTATCCTGGTTAATCTAAGGATAAAGGTTGATCCGCTTAAAGAAAATGAAAAAAAAATCAGCTTAAATTTTAAACGAAACTTCCCTTTAAAATCTGATTTACTGAAAATTTACACCAATTTTAAAACCAATATTCTGAATGTAAATCCAATTCCCAACAAAGTTATTGAAACAGAAAATGAGTGGAAATTTTTAGGAAATAATTTTAGTAATGCACTATCAGAAT is a window encoding:
- the smpB gene encoding SsrA-binding protein SmpB, whose amino-acid sequence is MNPNKINILNRKAKFEYEFLDKYTAGIKLVGTEIKAIREGKANIAESFCEFNNNELFVINMHIEEYSHATYFNHNPKSERKLLLNKKELKKLEKEVKNSGLTIIPTRLFINDRGLAKLNIVLARGKKMYDKRETIKDRDNKRNLDRIKKEYK
- a CDS encoding MBOAT family O-acyltransferase, with translation MVFSSAYFLLLFFPLTLLLYFIVPKKYRNLVLLIASIYFYTYGEKLLVLVMLFSTLVDYKCGILIEEGKRKLGLRISILTNLVTLGIFKYFNFAIDNLYAVLDLLQIDSSSLHNIPEVVLPLGISFYVFQTMSYTIDVYRGNIKANRSLLEFATYVTMFPQLVAGPIVRYIDIQREIANREVSIFSFAKGLERFIIGLFKKMIIANTFARIADSIFTESGGDVSTYYAWLGVISYAFQIYYDFSGYSDMAIGLGKMFGFNFLENFNYPYISKSIQEFWRRWHISLSTWFKDYLYIPLGGNRKGKYRTYVNLFIVFFITGLWHGSEWNFVIWGLFHGVFIVIERIGFNKILEKAWKPLRHLYTLLIILVGWVLFRADTLEQAIKYLKTMFIYNKGNASVNDFITYFNYNTELLFTCILALIFAIPTYPYFEKKLKNPKLLPFRYINILILLILSIIYIAADSYNPFIYFRF
- a CDS encoding DUF3887 domain-containing protein: MKYIILLLTCFTIQYGFAQDASTYESTTKTFLENYNAQDVNAIFEMYTSEMQESMTKEGVSNFINGCYGQFGNMKNIAFVETAEGVYSYKVAFDKAILGMDLQLNADGKISTIQFQEL